From a single Brassica rapa cultivar Chiifu-401-42 chromosome A01, CAAS_Brap_v3.01, whole genome shotgun sequence genomic region:
- the LOC103829743 gene encoding RNA-binding protein 25 isoform X2, protein MVRPGFIMRPPGTVGAVPLVQRPPIPGMPGLRPVMPPMIRPVLAPFVPPVEKPQTTIYIGKIATVENDFMMSILEFCGHVKGCLRAEDPTTKKPKGFGFYEFESAEGSLRAIRLLTKLTIDGQELLVNVNQATKEYLLKYVEKKIDNAKKAKESQGEGPESEREKAVISAAPTVGETGKDGEPKSKENIDIANSALLTDEEREADKEAKEKIDNAIEQRSKTNPLPPPPPPPPADVSGIELAFKSKDGDSNTDVSRSDFAANDVETPGEHSRPDTSSPDWSKRNDRRSRDRGEKEQEMDRYEREAERERLRKEREHRRKLEDAERAYQTRLRQWERKEREKEKERQYEKEKEKDKERKRKKEIRYEEEEDEDDDDSRRRWHRGAEERRRRRQREKEDDLADRLKEEEEVAEAKRIAEEQKLQQQQLDALRLISGQAVIGSEPNQTLTIENDNKTTLQTVGESFSEHRASDMEQNGSGNEMSMAVDNNSGSEAHAPSKKLGFGLVGSGKRTSVPSVFYEEDEEEAHKDKKMKPLVPIDYSAEEQEAVAHGGSGNTPTPPHLALAAEFAKRISSSNPKDETTEGEKHRSKRSHDKPSHREREREKDRDRARDRGDGHGGSAKDGKDSGKAKTPDTKKLMDAKQLIDTIPKTKEELFSYEINWAMYDKHQLHERMRPWISKKIMEFLGEEEATLVDFIVSNTQQHVQAAQMLELLQSILDEEAEMFVLKMWRMLIFEIKRVEAGVPVKSKA, encoded by the exons ATGGTTCGTCCGGGTTTTATTATGCGCCCTCCTGGTACAGTCGGTGCTGTTCCTCTTGTGCAACGTCCACCTATCCCAGGAATGCCTGGTCTCCGTCCCGTTATGCCTCCTATGATTAGACCAGTTCTTGCTCCTTTCGTACCACCTGTAGAGAAACCGCAGACCACTATTTACATTGGCAAGATAGCAACCGTGGAAAATGACTTTATGATGTCTATTCTCGAG TTTTGTGGCCATGTCAAAGGCTGTTTACGTGCGGAAGATCCGACCACCAAGAAACCTAAAGGTTTTGGATTCTATGAATTTGAATCAGCTGAAGGGAGTCTTCGTGCAATACGCCTTCTTACCAAACTAACTATAGATGGACAAGAGCTTTTG GTGAATGTTAATCAAGCGACAAAGGAGTATTTGCTAAAATATGTTGAGAAGAAAATTGATAATGCAAAGAAAGCCAAGGAAAGTCAAGGTGAAGGTCCTGAGAGTGAGCGAGAAAAAGCTGTAATATCTGCTGCGCCCACCGTTGGGGAGACGGGAAAGGATGGAGAACCAAAGAGTAAAGAAAACATTGATATTGCTAATTCTGCACTTCTTACTGATGAAGAAAGAGAGGCTGACAAAGAGGCTAAGGAGAAGATTGACAATGCCATTGAACAAAGGTCAAAGACCAACCCTCTGCCTCCACCACCCCCACCCCCACCTGCTGATGTTTCAGGCATAGAGCTTGCTTTCAAATCTAAGGATGGAGACTCCAACACTGACGTATCTCGGAGTG ATTTCGCTGCAAATGATGTTGAGACTCCTGGAGAACATAGTAGGCCTGACACAAGTTCACCTGATTGGAGTAAGAGAAATGACCGAAGAAGCAGAGACAGGGGTGAAAAGGAGCAAGAAATGGATAGATATGAGAGGGAGGCTGAACGAGAACGAttgaggaaagagagagagcacAGGAGGAAACTTGAGGATGCGGAGCGCGCTTACCAGACTCGTCTTCGACAGTGGGAACGCAAAGAAAGAGAAAAGGAGAAGGAACGACAGTacgagaaggagaaggagaaagaCAAAGAGCGTAAGAGGAAAAAGGAAATCCGCTACGAGGAAGAGGAGGATGAAGACGATGATGATTCGAGAAGAAGATGGCATAGAGGTGCAGAAGAGAGAAGGAGACGGCGGCAAAGAGAGAAGGAGGATGACTTGGCTGATAGActgaaagaagaggaagaggttgCTGAGGCGAAGAGGATTGCTGAGGAGCAAAAGTTGCAGCAACAGCAGTTAGATGCCTTAAGGCTCATATCTGGACAGGCAGTTATTGGAAGTGAACCGAATCAGACATTAACCATTGAAAACGATAATAAGACAACTCTCCAAACTGTAGGTGAATCTTTCAGTGAGCACCGTGCATCAG ATATGGAACAAAATGGCTCTGGTAATGAAATGTCCATGGCTGTTGATAATAACAGTGGGTCTGAAGCACATGCTCCCTCCAAGAAATTGGGATTCGGGCTTGTCGGATCTGGAAAACGGACATCTGTGCCTTCTGTTTTCTATgaggaggatgaagaagaagcacACAAGGATAAGAAGATGAAACCTTTGGTTCCTATAGATTACTCAGCCGAGGAACAGGAAGCCGTAGCCCACGGTGGCTCAGGGAATACACCAACACCACCTCATTTGGCTTTAGCTGCTGAATTTGCAAAACGAATTTCGAGTAGTAATCCCAAGGACGAGACAACAGAAGGGGAGAAGCATAGGAGCAAACGTTCTCATGATAAGCCAAGCCACCGGGAAAGGGAACGGGAAAAGGACAGAGACAGAGCCAGGGACCGAGGCGACGGGCATGGTGGTTCAGCCAAAGACGGTAAAGATTCTGGAAAAGCAAAGACACCTGATACCAAGAAGCTGATGGATGCCAAACAATTGATAGATACAATCCCAAAGACAAAGGAAGAGTTATTTTCCTACGAGATAAACTGGGCTATGTATGACAAG CACCAATTGCACGAAAGAATGAGGCCATGGATCTCAAAGAAAATCATGGAGTTTcttggagaagaggaagccACACTGGTAGATTTCATTGTGTCAAACACTCAACAGCACGTGCAAGCGGCTCAAATGCTTGAGCTATTGCAATCGATACTAGATGAAGAAGCTGAGATGTTTGTTCTCAAGATGTGGAGAATGCTCATCTTCGAGATCAAGCGGGTCGAAGCTGGTGTCCCGGTAAAATCCAAAGcctga
- the LOC103829722 gene encoding U4/U6 small nuclear ribonucleoprotein Prp31 homolog, with product MATLEDSFLADLDDLSDNEAELDESDGDDAKKDEEDIDMDMADLETLNYDDLDSVSKLQKSQRYLDIMQKVEEALGKESDGTEKGTVLEDDPEYKLIVDCNQLSVDIENEIAIVHNFIRDKYRLKFQELESLVNHPIDYARVVKKIGNETDLTLVDLEGLLPSAIIMVVSVTALTTKGSPLPEDVLQKTLEACDRALDLDSARKKVLDFVESKMGSIAPNLSAIVGSAVAAKLMGTAGGLSALAKMPACNVQVLGHKRKNLAGFSSATSQLRVGYLEQTEIFQSTPPALKSRAGRILAAKSTLAARVDATRGDPSGTNGKALREEIRKKIEKWQEPPPARQPKPLPVPDSEPKKRRGGRRLRKMKERYAVTDMRKLANRMAFGTPEESSLGDGLGEGYGMLGQAGSNRLRISSVPSKLKINPTIAKKLKERNYAGGATTSGLTSSLAFTPVQGIELCNPQQALGLGSGTQSTYFSESGTFSKLKKI from the exons ATG GCAACTCTTGAAGATTCTTTCCTCGCAGACCTTGACGACTTATCTGACAATGAAGCAGAACTG GATGAGTCTGATGGTGATGATGCGAAAAAGGATGAAGAAGATATCGACATGGACATGGCTGACTTAGAAACCCTTAACTACGATGATCTCGATTCCGTTTCTAAGCTCCAGAAATCTCAGAGATACCTTGACATTATGCAG AAAGTGGAAGAGGCTCTTGGAAAGGAATCTGATGGAACGGAGAAAGGAACTGTGCTAGAAGACGATCCTGAATACAAGCTAATCGTGGATTGCAACCAGCTCTCGGTTGACATTGAGAACGAGATTGCCATCGTCCACAACTTCATCCGTGACAAGTACAGACTCAAGTTTCAAGAGCTTGAATCTCTGGTAAACCACCCTATTGACTACGCCCGCGTTGTCAAAAAGATAGGCAATGAGACGGATTTAACTCTCGTTGATCTTGAAGGCCTTCTTCCATCTGCTATTATCATGGTTGTTTCAGTCACTGCCTTGACCACCAAAGGGAGCCCACTCCCGGAGGATGTCCTGCAGAAGACTCTAGAGGCTTGTGATCGAGCTTTAGATCTTGATTCCGCTAGGAAGAAGGTTCTTGACTTTGTCGAAAGCAAGATGGGGTCTATTGCACCGAATCTTTCTGCTATTGTCGGGAGTGCTGTTGCAGCCAAGCTCATGGGAACTGCTGGAGGTTTGTCGGCGCTTGCTAAAATGCCTGCCTGTAATGTACAAGTTCTTGGCCACAAGAGGAAGAACCTTGCCGGGTTCTCTAGTGCAACGTCACAGTTACGTGTGGGGTATCTGGAGCAGACGGAGATTTTCCAGAGCACGCCTCCCGCGCTTAAGAGTCGCGCTGGCAGGATCTTGGCTGCAAAATCTACTTTGGCGGCGAGAGTTGATGCTACTAGAGGAGACCCGTCGGGAACGAATGGGAAAGCTTTGAGGGAAGAGATCCGTAAGAAGATTGAGAAGTGGCAAGAACCTCCTCCCGCAAGGCAGCCTAAACCGCTTCCCGTTCCTGATTCCGAGCCTAAAAAAAGAAGAGGTGGTCGCCGTTTAAGGAAAATGAAAGAAAGGTATGCAGTGACAGACATGAGGAAGCTTGCCAACAGGATGGCCTTTGGTACACCCGAAGAGAGCTCTCTTG GTGATGGGTTAGGTGAAGGATACGGGATGCTTGGCCAGGCTGGGAGCAACAGGCTGCGTATATCCAGTGTTCCCAGCAAGCTCAAGATTAATCCTACCATCGCCAAAAA GCTGAAAGAAAGAAACTATGCAGGTGGTGCCACTACCTCTGGATTGACATCGAGTCTGGCTTTTACTCCTGTGCAG GGAATAGAGCTGTGCAATCCTCAACAGGCTTTAGGGTTAGGCAGTGGGACTCAAAGCACTTACTTTTCAGAGTCAGGGACCTTCTCTAAGCTCAAGAAGATATAA
- the LOC103831265 gene encoding MATH domain and coiled-coil domain-containing protein At2g42470-like, whose amino-acid sequence MEDRKQTSFTFEIDNFWDKEALIRSPNFFSGGCEWFVDVYPRGCGIEDHLSTFLCVANPESLLLGWKRRAILSLVLLNVSGKRLYRLYRDGPPCKTFCAQIPAWGWADAMPLEMLQENGFTEKNKLIVQVNVQVVEVVDEAEVTGKETIDVNGFQVLYSEVGQVTTIFEKHPDVALNFIPKSQLVKTVYMKLLMFLIEKLNKPPRSFSNNALSNARMELIDLTKAGFKLDWLKEKLDEISLERKKENGDGSLSSYGFRVQELEEQVQELEEQVKNLNLELDTEKVKSAHVLSLEQTVSDLRDELSKEKTRSTTKDVLEGVIRSWEVLDYPDLSNEEIE is encoded by the exons ATGGAGGATCGAAAGCAGACAAGCTTCACGTTTGAGATAGATAACTTCTGGGACAAGGAAGCTTTGATACGTTCACCAAATTTCTTTAGTGGAGGCTGCGAATG GTTTGTTGATGTTTATCCCAGAGGATGCGGTATTGAAGATCACTTGTCTACGTTCCTCTGTGTTGCAAATCCTGAATCATTGCTACTTGGATGGAAAAGAAGAGCTATTCTTTCATTAGTTCTATTAAACGTATCCGGCAAAAGACTCTACAGATTATATAGAGATG GACCACCGTGCAAAACTTTCTGCGCTCAGATTCCAGCATGGGGTTGGGCAGATGCCATGCCTCTTGAAATGCTTCAGGAAAATGGTTTTACGGAGAAGAACAAACTGATAGTCCAAGTCAACGTACAAGTAGTTGAAGTTGTTGATGAAGCAGAAGTTACTGGGAAGGAGACAATAGATGTGAATGGTTTCCAAGTTCTTTATAGTGAG GTTGGTCAAGTGACTACTATTTTCGAGAAGCACCCGGACGTTGCCTTAAATTTCATACCAAAGAGCCAATTGGTGAAGACAGTATACATGAAACTCCTCATGTTTCTCATTGAGAAACTGAACAAGCCTCCACGTAGCTTCAGCAATAATGCATTAAGCAACGCTCGCATGGAGTTGATAGATCTAACAAAAGCAGGGTTCAAGCTAGACTGGTTGAAGGAAAAGCTTGATGAGATTTCCTTGGAGCGGAAGAAAGAAAATGGTGATGGTTCCTTGAGTTCTTATGGTTTTCGAGTCCAAGAACTCGAGGAACAAGTCCAAGAACTCGAGGAACAAGTTAAGAATCTCAACCTTGAACTGGACACAGAAAAGGTCAAGTCTGCTCATGTTTTGTCGCTGGAACAGACGGTGTCGGATCTCAGAGATGAGCTGAGCAAGGAAAAAACCAGATCTACTACTAAAGACGTGCTTGAGGGAGTTATTCGCTCTTGGGAAGTATTGGATTACCCGGATCTCAGTAATGAAGAGATAGAATAA
- the LOC103829743 gene encoding RNA-binding protein 25 isoform X1, translating to MADNSSSPATADPNSHKPEPSTPIPNPNPPQQQQHPQPLDPTKPQIFQPGPPPYAPPQIPGSLVPNLPPPPQFRPGMQFNQVPNFQNPIPPPGSMPYQSQPPPNAMRPFTPMPNGYPAAPPPGVLRYPSPYPTMVRPGFIMRPPGTVGAVPLVQRPPIPGMPGLRPVMPPMIRPVLAPFVPPVEKPQTTIYIGKIATVENDFMMSILEFCGHVKGCLRAEDPTTKKPKGFGFYEFESAEGSLRAIRLLTKLTIDGQELLVNVNQATKEYLLKYVEKKIDNAKKAKESQGEGPESEREKAVISAAPTVGETGKDGEPKSKENIDIANSALLTDEEREADKEAKEKIDNAIEQRSKTNPLPPPPPPPPADVSGIELAFKSKDGDSNTDVSRSDFAANDVETPGEHSRPDTSSPDWSKRNDRRSRDRGEKEQEMDRYEREAERERLRKEREHRRKLEDAERAYQTRLRQWERKEREKEKERQYEKEKEKDKERKRKKEIRYEEEEDEDDDDSRRRWHRGAEERRRRRQREKEDDLADRLKEEEEVAEAKRIAEEQKLQQQQLDALRLISGQAVIGSEPNQTLTIENDNKTTLQTVGESFSEHRASDMEQNGSGNEMSMAVDNNSGSEAHAPSKKLGFGLVGSGKRTSVPSVFYEEDEEEAHKDKKMKPLVPIDYSAEEQEAVAHGGSGNTPTPPHLALAAEFAKRISSSNPKDETTEGEKHRSKRSHDKPSHREREREKDRDRARDRGDGHGGSAKDGKDSGKAKTPDTKKLMDAKQLIDTIPKTKEELFSYEINWAMYDKHQLHERMRPWISKKIMEFLGEEEATLVDFIVSNTQQHVQAAQMLELLQSILDEEAEMFVLKMWRMLIFEIKRVEAGVPVKSKA from the exons ATGGCCGACAATTCTTCTTCTCCGGCGACGGCAGATCCCAATTCGCACAAACCAGAGCCATCTACTCCGATTCCCAATCCAAATCCgcctcaacaacaacaacatccaCAGCCACTCGACCCAACCAAACCACAGATCTTTCAACCTGGTCCGCCGCCGTATGCTCCGCCTCAGATTCCCGGCTCGCTCGTCCCCAATCTTCCGCCGCCACCACAATTCCGTCCCGGGATGCAGTTCAATCAGGTTCCCAACTTTCAAAACCCTATTCCTCCTCCAGGATCCATGCCTTATCAATCCCAGCCTCCTCCCAATGCTATGAGACCTTTCACGCCTATGCCTAATGGCTATCCCGCTGCTCCTCCTCCCG GGGTTCTCCGGTATCCTTCTCCATATCCAACAATGGTTCGTCCGGGTTTTATTATGCGCCCTCCTGGTACAGTCGGTGCTGTTCCTCTTGTGCAACGTCCACCTATCCCAGGAATGCCTGGTCTCCGTCCCGTTATGCCTCCTATGATTAGACCAGTTCTTGCTCCTTTCGTACCACCTGTAGAGAAACCGCAGACCACTATTTACATTGGCAAGATAGCAACCGTGGAAAATGACTTTATGATGTCTATTCTCGAG TTTTGTGGCCATGTCAAAGGCTGTTTACGTGCGGAAGATCCGACCACCAAGAAACCTAAAGGTTTTGGATTCTATGAATTTGAATCAGCTGAAGGGAGTCTTCGTGCAATACGCCTTCTTACCAAACTAACTATAGATGGACAAGAGCTTTTG GTGAATGTTAATCAAGCGACAAAGGAGTATTTGCTAAAATATGTTGAGAAGAAAATTGATAATGCAAAGAAAGCCAAGGAAAGTCAAGGTGAAGGTCCTGAGAGTGAGCGAGAAAAAGCTGTAATATCTGCTGCGCCCACCGTTGGGGAGACGGGAAAGGATGGAGAACCAAAGAGTAAAGAAAACATTGATATTGCTAATTCTGCACTTCTTACTGATGAAGAAAGAGAGGCTGACAAAGAGGCTAAGGAGAAGATTGACAATGCCATTGAACAAAGGTCAAAGACCAACCCTCTGCCTCCACCACCCCCACCCCCACCTGCTGATGTTTCAGGCATAGAGCTTGCTTTCAAATCTAAGGATGGAGACTCCAACACTGACGTATCTCGGAGTG ATTTCGCTGCAAATGATGTTGAGACTCCTGGAGAACATAGTAGGCCTGACACAAGTTCACCTGATTGGAGTAAGAGAAATGACCGAAGAAGCAGAGACAGGGGTGAAAAGGAGCAAGAAATGGATAGATATGAGAGGGAGGCTGAACGAGAACGAttgaggaaagagagagagcacAGGAGGAAACTTGAGGATGCGGAGCGCGCTTACCAGACTCGTCTTCGACAGTGGGAACGCAAAGAAAGAGAAAAGGAGAAGGAACGACAGTacgagaaggagaaggagaaagaCAAAGAGCGTAAGAGGAAAAAGGAAATCCGCTACGAGGAAGAGGAGGATGAAGACGATGATGATTCGAGAAGAAGATGGCATAGAGGTGCAGAAGAGAGAAGGAGACGGCGGCAAAGAGAGAAGGAGGATGACTTGGCTGATAGActgaaagaagaggaagaggttgCTGAGGCGAAGAGGATTGCTGAGGAGCAAAAGTTGCAGCAACAGCAGTTAGATGCCTTAAGGCTCATATCTGGACAGGCAGTTATTGGAAGTGAACCGAATCAGACATTAACCATTGAAAACGATAATAAGACAACTCTCCAAACTGTAGGTGAATCTTTCAGTGAGCACCGTGCATCAG ATATGGAACAAAATGGCTCTGGTAATGAAATGTCCATGGCTGTTGATAATAACAGTGGGTCTGAAGCACATGCTCCCTCCAAGAAATTGGGATTCGGGCTTGTCGGATCTGGAAAACGGACATCTGTGCCTTCTGTTTTCTATgaggaggatgaagaagaagcacACAAGGATAAGAAGATGAAACCTTTGGTTCCTATAGATTACTCAGCCGAGGAACAGGAAGCCGTAGCCCACGGTGGCTCAGGGAATACACCAACACCACCTCATTTGGCTTTAGCTGCTGAATTTGCAAAACGAATTTCGAGTAGTAATCCCAAGGACGAGACAACAGAAGGGGAGAAGCATAGGAGCAAACGTTCTCATGATAAGCCAAGCCACCGGGAAAGGGAACGGGAAAAGGACAGAGACAGAGCCAGGGACCGAGGCGACGGGCATGGTGGTTCAGCCAAAGACGGTAAAGATTCTGGAAAAGCAAAGACACCTGATACCAAGAAGCTGATGGATGCCAAACAATTGATAGATACAATCCCAAAGACAAAGGAAGAGTTATTTTCCTACGAGATAAACTGGGCTATGTATGACAAG CACCAATTGCACGAAAGAATGAGGCCATGGATCTCAAAGAAAATCATGGAGTTTcttggagaagaggaagccACACTGGTAGATTTCATTGTGTCAAACACTCAACAGCACGTGCAAGCGGCTCAAATGCTTGAGCTATTGCAATCGATACTAGATGAAGAAGCTGAGATGTTTGTTCTCAAGATGTGGAGAATGCTCATCTTCGAGATCAAGCGGGTCGAAGCTGGTGTCCCGGTAAAATCCAAAGcctga
- the LOC103829733 gene encoding U-box domain-containing protein 19, with product MILTQNRRILTFTAVHPCESVSITTLIDSLIKIAGEILSFKSKHFSTNKRSVKETLRHVLSLLIVFQEIRVGLIPAGRSFPRSAILSLSELHVIFQKLMFLLEDCTREGGKLYMLTNSDQISAHFRVLTRSISTCLDTFPVGSIDLPEEVNELIYLLIRQTRKYEARPDRDDKRALDSVYWIFNLFENRINPNRDEVVRVLDHVGVRKWSDCVKEIGFLGEEITVEGKDKNEIELLSSLIGFICYCRCVILGGVDEDEDKEEEDDLVIRGLNVDDLRCPISLEIMNDPVVLETGHTYDRSSIAKWFSAGNITCPKTGKNLVSTVLVGNVSVKQLIQSYFKQETDNKSKKKKKKKTSVPESLAAEEAGKLISDFLAGELINGGSKEMVKALVEIRILTKTSSFNRSRLVEAGVVESLMKLLRSGDPTIQENAMAVIFNLSKDNAGKVRIGGDGGGLGMIVEVLNEGARRESRQHAAAAIFYLSSLGDYSRSIGEIPDSIPGLLRIVNGCDYGDSAKRNALIAIRSLLIQHSDNHWRVLAAGAVSVLLDLVRSGEIGDGAKADSIAVLAKIAEYPDGMISVLRRGGLKLAVKVLGSSEVSPVTKQHCVLLLLNLCVNGGSDVVGALAKDPSVMGSLYTALSNGECGGGRKASALIKMIHEFQERKTETGLERERFVHAW from the coding sequence ATGATCCTCACACAAAACCGTCGGATTCTAACTTTTACGGCGGTACATCCATGCGAATCAGTCTCCATAACCACTCTCATTGATTCACTGATAAAAATTGCCGGCGAGATTCTCAGCTTCAAATCAAAGCATTTCTCCACCAACAAACGAAGCGTTAAGGAAACTCTCCGACATGTCCTTAGTCTTTTGATCGTCTTCCAAGAAATCCGGGTCGGGTTAATACCAGCGGGTCGTTCCTTTCCTCGTTCAGCAATCCTAAGCCTCTCAGAGCTCCACGTCATCTTCCAGAAActcatgtttttattagaaGACTGTACACGAGAAGGAGGTAAGCTTTATATGTTGACAAACTCGGACCAAATCTCAGCTCATTTCCGGGTCTTGACCCGATCCATATCCACGTGCCTCGACACATTCCCAGTAGGATCCATTGACTTACCTGAAGAAGTCAACGAGCTAATCTATCTACTAATCCGCCAGACCCGTAAATACGAAGCAAGACCCGACCGGGATGACAAACGGGCCCTAGACTCTGTCTATTGGATCTTTAATCTGTTCGAGAACAGGATAAACCCGAACCGGGATGAAGTAGTCAgagttctcgatcacgttggtGTCCGAAAATGGAGCGATTGCGTCAAAGAGATTGGTTTTTTAGGAGAAGAGATTACAGTAGAGGGTAAGGATAAGAACGAAATCGAGCTTCTCAGCAGCTTAATTGGATTTATATGCTACTGCAGATGCGTGATACTTGGCGGcgttgatgaagatgaagataaggaagaagaagacgattTGGTTATTCGTGGCTTAAACGTTGACGATCTACGTTGTCCAATATCTCTAGAGATTATGAATGATCCAGTGGTTCTGGAAACAGGTCACACATATGATCGGAGCTCTATCGCGAAGTGGTTCTCCGCCGGTAACATCACGTGCCCTAAGACCGGGAAGAATCTAGTGAGTACTGTTTTGGTTGGTAACGTCTCCGTCAAGCAATTGATTCAGAGTTACTTCAAGCAAGAGACTGATAATaagagtaagaagaagaagaagaagaaaacgagTGTTCCTGAAAGTTTAGCGGCGGAAGAAGCCGGGAAGCTCATCTCGGACTTTCTCGCCGGAGAATTGATAAACGGCGGCTCTAAAGAGATGGTAAAGGCGTTAGTGGAGATTCGGATTCTCACGAAGACGAGTAGCTTCAACAGATCTCGTTTGGTGGAAGCTGGTGTGGTGGAATCGCTGATGAAGCTTCTTCGCTCTGGAGATCCGACGATTCAAGAGAACGCCATGGCTGTGATTTTCAATCTTTCGAAAGATAACGCCGGGAAAGTTCGAATCGGCGGAGACGGCGGTGGATTGGGGATGATCGTGGAGGTTTTAAACGAAGGAGCGAGGAGAGAGAGTAGACAACACGCAGCAGCTGCGATATTCTATCTCTCTTCTCTCGGAGACTACAGCAGATCCATCGGCGAGATCCCAGATTCGATTCCAGGATTGTTGAGAATCGTTAACGGTTGTGATTACGGAGATTCCGCGAAACGCAACGCGTTGATCGCGATTAGGAGTTTGCTGATTCAACATTCGGATAATCACTGGCGCGTCCTCGCCGCTGGAGCTGTTTCCGTTCTTTTGGATCTCGTGAGATCCGGCGAGATCGGTGACGGAGCCAAGGCGGATTCGATTGCGGTTCTCGCGAAAATTGCGGAGTATCCCGACGGGATGATCTCTGTGCTCCGTCGTGGAGGATTGAAACTCGCGGTGAAGGTTCTGGGTTCATCGGAGGTTTCGCCGGTGACGAAGCAGCACTGTGTCCTTCTGCTTTTGAATTTGTGTGTTAACGGAGGGAGTGACGTCGTTGGAGCCCTGGCTAAGGATCCGTCAGTCATGGGGTCGCTTTACACGGCGTTAAGTAACGGCGAGTGTGGAGGCGGGAGAAAGGCAAGTGCTCTTATCAAAATGATTCATGAGTTCCAGGAGAGGAAAACCGAAACGGGTTTAGAAAGAGAACGGTTCGTACACGCCTGGTGA
- the LOC103831256 gene encoding uncharacterized protein LOC103831256 translates to MVVSTQLPNKSMIGLNQDHQNPTGIKVTFHKLWQLVGKVEAHVNDDGCVQFYFDTEHHLLLVQEKQPCTYHCWIVALDRWRNRGYPTFLKHIPFCIRIYNLPNPYHCHGIVRSIGSKLGQVDEISIIEPTTTKEAEVWRKYELMDIGTNPYMSVQERNVAIEEYITIREAGESLGIAGLMHNHQGN, encoded by the exons ATGGTGGTCAGTACTCAGTTGCCCAACAAGAGTATGATAGGGCTCAACCAAGATCATCAAAACCCTACCGGAATCAAGGTCACTTTTCATAAGCTCTGGCAACTAGTTGGCAAGGTCGAAGCCCATGTTAACGATGATGGTTGCGTCCAATTCTACTTTGATACAGAGCACCATCTTTTATTGGTTCAGGAGAAGCAGCCGTGCACATACCATTGTTGGATTGTAGCTCTTGATCGATGGAGAAACAGAGGATATCCAACTTTTCTAAAACATATCCCTTTCTGCATAAGAATCTACAATCTTCCCAACCCCTATCATTGTCATGGGATAGTTAGGAGTATTGGTTCAAAACTTGGTCAGGTGGATGAGATTTCAATCATTGAACCAACAACTACTAAGGAAGCTGAAGTCTGG AGAAAATATGAGTTGATGGATATTGGCACCAATCCTTATATGTCAGTTCAAGAGAGAAATGTTGCGATAGAGGAGTACATCACTATAAGGGAAGCTGGAGAATCCCTTGGAATAGCAGGCCTAATGCACAATCATCAAGGAAATTGA